In the Streptomyces sp. 3214.6 genome, ACCAGCGCCGTCCCCGCTGGCCATCGTCGACGCCGAGCCCCTGCCGCGGCAGGAGGAGGTCCTCACCGAGGCGGCGCTCGCCTTCGTGGCGGAGCTGCACCGCCGGTTCACGCCACGCCGTGACGAGCTCCTCGCCCGGCGTGCGGAGCGCCGCGCCGAGATCGCCCGCACGTCCACCCTCGACTTCCTCCCCGAGACCGCCGCGATCCGCGCGGACGACTCCTGGCGGGTGGCCCCCTCCCCCGCGGCCCTGGACGACCGCCGGGTCGAGATCACCGGCCCCACCGACCGCAAGATGACCATCAACGCCCTCAACTCGGGCGCACGGATCTGGCTCGCCGACTTCGAGGACGCCTCCGCGCCGACCTGGGAGAACGTCGTCCTCGGCCAGATCAACCTGGCCGACGCGTACACCCGCGCCATCGACTTCACCGACGAGAGGTCCGGCAAGTCGTACGCCCTGCGCCCGGACGAGGAGCTGGCGACGGTCGTCATGCGCCCGCGCGGCTGGCACCTGGGCGAGCGCCACCTCGTCGACGCCGACGGCAACCAGGTCCCCGGCGCCTTCGTCGACTTCGGCCTGTACTTCTTCCACAACGCCCAGCGCCTGCTCGACCTCGGCAAGGGCCCGTACTTCTACCTCCCGAAGACGGAGTCGCACCTCGAAGCACGCCTGTGGAACGACGTGTTCGTCTTCGCTCAGGACTACGTCGGCATCCCGCAGGGCACCGTCCGCGCCACCGTCCTCATCGAGACGATCACGGCCGCGTACGAGATGGAGGAGATCCTCTACGAACTCCGCGACCACGCCTCGGGGTTGAACGCCGGCCGCTGGGACTACCTGTTCTCCATCGTCAAGAACTTCCGTGACGGCGGAGCCAAGTTCGTCCTCCCGGACCGCAACGCGGTGACGATGACGGCCCCGTTCATGCGCGCGTACACCGAACTCCTCGTCCGCACCTGCCACAAGCGCGGCGCGCACGCCATCGGCGGCATGGCGGCGTTCATCCCGTCCCGGCGGGACGCGGAGGTCAACAAGGTCGCCTTCGAGAAGGTCCGCGCGGACAAGGACCGCGAAGCCGGCGACGGCTTCGACGGCTCCTGGGTCGCCCACCCCGACCTGGTCCCGATCGCCATGGAGTCCTTCGACAAGGTCCTCGGCGACCGTCCGAACCAGAAGGACCGACTGCGCGAGGACGTCCATGTGGAGGCCGCCGACCTGATCGCGATCGACTCCCTGGACGCCCGGCCGACGTACCAGGGTCTCGTCAACGCCGTACAGGTCGGCATCCGTTACATCGAGGCCTGGCTGCGCGGCCTCGGCGCCGTCGCCATCTTCAACCTCATGGAGGACGCGGCCACCGCCGAGATCTCCCGCTCGCAGATCTGGCAGTGGATCAACGCGGGCGTCGAGTTCGAGCACGCCGGGAACACGGTGAAGGCGACCCCGGAACTGGCCCGCGAGGTCGCCGCCGAGGAACTCGACAACATCCGCGAGGAGATCGGCGAGGAGGCCTTCGCGGCAGGCCACTGGCAGCAGGCCCACGACCTGCTGCTCACGGTCGCCCTCGACGAGAACTACGCGGACTTCCTGACGCTGCCGGCCTACGAGCAGCTCAAGGGCTGACCTACTCCCGCGACGGCTTGTCCGAGTGGCCCAGGGACCGTCCCGGGGCCACTCGGTCGCGTACGGCCTGCTTCACGGCCGTCGGCTCCGGGAAGCCCTGTTCGCGGCGGTCCCAGACCACCTCGTCGTCGACCCGGACGACGAAGACGCCGCCGGTGCCGGGCTTGAGGGACAGCTCGGTCAGCTCCGCCTCGAAGGTGATGAGCAGCTCCTGCGCCAGCCAGGCCGCGCGGGGCAGCCAGCGGCACTGGGTGCAGTACTCGATCTGTACCACCCGTCCCACACGGTTCATCCGAGGTGCACCGACCAATCCTGTTCCGCCGCCGGTTTGCCGTGCAGGTCGGGGACCCGCTTGAGCCAGTTCGGGCGGCCTTCCTGAGTGCGTGCCGCGCGGAGGGCCTCCTCGGCGGCGAGTTCCTCCCGGGTCGGGAAGTCGGTGGGCAGCCAGGCCGCGGACGCCCGCACGCGCGCGTGGAGGTAGGCGACGTACGCGGTCCGGACGTCGTCCGCGGTCGCGAAGCCCTCCTCCGCGTCCAGCCAGGCGTCGGGGACCTCCGCCGCGATGTCCCGCAGCAGTTCGCGCGTCACCTTCGGCGCGAGCTCCGCGTCGGCCGCCCGTACGTCGGGGGCGTAGTGGCCGAGGGCGTGGTGACGGAAGTCGTACCGCTTCCCGGGATCGGACCCGTCCCAGCGGTGATGGAAGACGAGGGCCGCGCCGTGGTCGATCAGCCACAGGCGCGCGGGCGCGGTGCCGAAGGTCGGCCAGACCATGAGGTTGGAGCTGTGCACCGTGCGGTCCACGTTCACGGTGAGGGCGTCGAGCCAGACGATCCTGCCCGCCTCCAGCGGGTCCACGGGGAAGGTCCTGGCGACCTCCGGGGTGAAGTCCCGCGCGCCCGGCAGGTAGTCCATGCCCAGGTTGAGGCCCGCGCTCGCGCCGTGGAGTTCGCGCACCTCCTGGTGGGGCTCGCCGTCGGCGATCGCCGGGTCGAAGTGCACGAGCACCAGCTCGGGGAACCGCAGCCCGAGCGCGCGGGCCAGCTCGCCGACGATCACCTCGGCGACCAGTGCCTTACGTCCCTGCGCGGAACCGGTGAACTTGACGACATACGTGCCCAGGTCGTCGGCCTCGACGACTCCGGGGACGGAGCCGCCGGAGCGCAGGGGTGCGACATAGCGGGTCGCAATGACTTCAGTCAGCATTTTCCCAGGCTCCACAGCTCGTTTTCCTTGCATACCACGGCATGCCCTCACGGGGGTGCAACCGGGCATGAAATGAGCATAGTAACCGGGCGTGTGACACCGGCGATGGTCATGGGACGAGCTCGGACAGACACGAAGGGAGTTGGGTGCGGCGGCGGATGCCGAGTTTTCGGTAGGCGCGGGTGAGGTGCTGTTCGACGGTGCTGACCGTGATGAAGAGCTTTCGGGCGATCTGCTCGTTCGTGGCACCCCGGGCGGCCAGCTCCGCCACCCGCCATTCCGCCGAGCTGAGCCGGCGGGCGGGTGTCGCGGCCTCGCCGAGGAGCTCCGCTCCCCTTCTCTCGTCGGCCGCCGGTGCCGACGGTGGCAGCAGCGGTGCCGCGGCGCACCGGTCCGCCAGTGCCCTCGCCTGGTCGGCGTGGCGGCGGGCCTGGCCGACCTCGCCCAGTGACTCGTAGGCGTGGCCCAGGTCGGAGAGGGTGTACGCGAGGTTCAGCGAGTCGCCGCAGCGGTCGAGAATGTCCGCCGCCTTCAGCAGCACCGGCGGACGTTCGTCCGGGCGGAGGGTGGCCGCCATGGCCCGGTAGGTCAGGCCGCGGGTGCGCGGGTGTCCCGGCGGGAGCAGCGTCATCTGTTCCGTCAGGAGTTCCCTCGCCTGCGTCACAAGGCCCTTGTGGAGATACGCGCGGGCGGCGTTGGCGCGCCAGGGCACCGCCGACGGACAGTCGGCCTCCCCCAGCTTCATCAGGTGTCCGGCCGCAAGGAAGTCCTGAAGAGCGGCGTCGTGGTGGCCGCGCGCGAGATGGTATTGGCCCCGCGCGTCGAGGTAGACCACTCCGCCCAGGGTCCCGAAGGCGGCCCTGGGGACGGGGATTTCGAGATGGCTCTCGGCCTCGTCCAGGTTCCCCATCGCCGTGGCGGTGAGGACGAGGAGCGAAAGCGGGAGGACCACGGCCACTCCCCAGCCCTCGCGCGGCATCAGCGCGAGCGCGGCCTGTGCCTGTCTCCTGGCGTTCGGCAGGTCTCCGAGGCGGTAGTGGATCTGCGCCCGCGCCGACGTGAACATGGCGTTCCATACGAGACCGTGCGTCTCCCCCAGGGAGGCGAGAAGGGCATCGCACCAGGCCGACGCCTTGTCGAGGTGGTCGGCATAGACCAAGACCATGAGTGAGGCGAGCGACGACGCCGGGCTCGCCGCCCCGGCCAGGGCCTCCCGCAGGACGAGTTCCGCGGCGGGGACGGCTCCCTCCTCGTCGGCGCCCCGCAGGACCGCGCCCAGTGCGGCCGCGGACCGCTGCTCGGGCGTGCCGAGGCCGGCGTCGAGGGGGGCCGCCTCCTCGAATCCCAGGGCGGATGCGATTCCCGGATATGTGAGCGGAAGCCACAGGTGCAGCTGCTCGGCGTACGGGCCGGCGTCCGCACCCACCTGCGCGTGAGGATCGTCGCCGAGGCACGCCATCACGCGCGTCGCCTGCTCCACCTGGCCGTTCCACAGCAGGCTGCGGACGACGGGGAGCGACTGCCGCACGGAGAGCTCGCCCTGCTCGACGGCCGTGACCAGATCGGGCAGGTAGCTCTTCACCGCTGTGGGGTCGTGCCGCCAGGTGACGTCGGCGAGCTTCGCCGCGATGTCGATCCGCTCCCGCCCCTCCGCACACTGACGATGTGCTCTCTCGAGGTAGCGGACGGCCGCTTCGTGGTCTCCCCCGGCGAGGGCGCGGTCCGCTGCCTCGCACAGCACCTGTTTCGCCCAAGGAATCGTCTCGTCGATACGCATCAGGTGTTCGGCCGTCACCAGGGCGGGGGCGCCCTCCTGGTACAGCAGGCGGGCGACGCGAGACCGCAGGGCGTGGCGTTCTTCCTGGGGGATGCTGCCGAGCACGGCCTCACGCACGCTCGGCTGCCCGAGAAGGTCATGGTCCAGCAGTCCACCGACGCCGGGAGAGCCGGCGACCCGCGCGACGGTTTCCGAGTCCATGCCGCAGAGTCGCGCGACCACGGCCGCCGACCGGAACTCCCCCAGCGCGGCCCTCGCCCGCGCGATCTCGAGCACGACGGGCTCGGCCCGGTAGAGGCAGCTCAGGACGGCACGGCCGAAGGCTGGGCCGGCCAGTGGCCGCCGCGGCGCGGCCGGGACCGATGCGCTGTCGGCATGGTCCTCGGCCATGGCGTGCACCAGCAACGGCCGGCCGCCGCTGAGCTGCCTGCAGTCGGAAGCGATCCGGCCCGCCGCCTCAAGGGTGAAATACTCCTCGAGCACCGTCGCGACCCCCGTCTCCGAGAGCGGCTCGAGTTCCAGCTGGGTACAGTTCGGCATCCTGAGGATCTCGGCCTGGAGTATGCGCTGAACGCTGGTCCGGCCCATGTCGGGACAGTAGGTGAGGACGATCGATATCGGCGCGCTGCCCATCCGCCGCATGAGCGCGAGCAGGCTCTCCAGCGACTCGACGTCCATGAAATGCGCATCGTCGATGCAGAGGACCAGCGGCGGGCTGTGGGTCAGGTACTGGAAAGCACTGTGCAGCAGACCGAGGACCGACGGGGAGATCTCGCTGTGCGCGCCCGCTCCGCCGCCGCTCTCCAGCACGGCCCGGACCTCGAGTTCCGCGCTGTGGGAGTAGAGCCGACGCCCCCGCAGAAGCTGATCTATGATCCCCAGCGGCCGGTAACGCTCGAGACTCGAACCGGTGGCCTCCAGGACGGTCGCGCCCGCGTCGGCGGCGTCGTGGGCGAAGGAGTCCAGCAGGGCCGTCTTTCCGCTGGCGAGCGGTCCGCCGATGGCGACCGTCCGACTGCGGCCCAGCGAACACTCGCTCCAGATCTGGACCAGCGTCTTTTCTGCCTCGTCCCGTTCGACCAGCATCCCCATCACCTCTCACCTTCCGCGGCACAGGGACAGGTGTGGATCGACACCCGGCGAACACGGGGGCCGTGCGGGTGAGAGGTCGCGAACAGTTCCGCGCTGTGCGGACCGGTGCCGGGTCGCTCGGCGCAGACACCGTCTCCCGCCCGCGGTCGGTCGTGGTGGGATCGTGGGTGTTCACCGGCGCGCCGGCCATGGCCGGCCGCAGGGCGTCGGAACCGCCCCGCCGCACCGTCGCGTCGCCCGCGGCGGCCGTCCCGCCGATTCCGCACCCGAGGAGCCCGGCGACCGAGGCAGTGCAGGTCCGGTGCGGTCCACGGCGCGCGGTGACCCATGTCCCGGCCCGCCGCGAGCACGGGTGCCACCGGAATCTCACTCGACGCCACGACGCAGAAGAGGAGCGGGAGGGAACGGCGGTCGGTCCGCCGACCGTCCACGGCAGCGGGGCGCTGCGCCCCTGGGGCGATGCCCGGCATGAGGGGCGTCGCCTCGCCGGGTAAGAGGTGAGCTGTCGAATCGCCCGGGAACATGCCGCGCAGGCTCGTTCCGACGATGATGCCCACTGCGATCCGGCCGACCGCGGTCGGCTGCCCGATCCGGCGCGCGAGTGCGCCGAGCAGGCTCGACACCCCGAGCGCGAGGGCTAAATTGCCGATGACGTCGGCCGTCACCCCATCCATGGTCATAACCAACCCCCAATTGGTCGATGAAGTCGGCGAGCAGGACTTTCAAAGCCAGTGCGCATCCCTGGCGATCCGCAAGGCGTCGATGCGGTTACGCGCGCCGAGCTTCGCCACCAGGGACGAGAGGTAGTTGCGCACGGTCCCCTCGGAGAGGTGCAGCCGTGCCGCGATCTCGGCGATCGAGTCCCCGCGGGAGAAGCGCTCCAGCACCGCGAGTTGACGCGACGTCAGCGGGCAGCCGGCGTTGGACATGGCCGCGACCGTCAGATCGGCGTCGAAGACGCGTTCGCCCTGATACACCCGGTGCAGGGCCTCGAAGAAGCGACTGGCCGGCATGCTTCGCTGCAGCATGCCGTCGACCCCGCCGGAGAAGGCCTGGCGGACGATCGATCGGGTGAAGCACTCGGCCAGGACCAGGCTCCGGCACCCCGGAAGACTCGCGATCTTCTCGGCAAGGGTGATCGCACTGGTGTCGGCCCCGTCGAAGCTGATGATCGAGATATCGGGGTGATGAATCTCGGCGAATTCCAGCGCCTCCGCATCTCCGCCGACGGCCCCGACAACCTGGAGATCCTCGCGCTTCTCGATCAATGCGGCGAGCGCGCTTCGGGAAAGTAATAAAGCATCCGACAGCATCACTTGTATTCCCATTGTTCCCCCATGGCGTGAAAAACGCCCCACTGATAGTTGAGAACAGTTATGACCGAATATCGGGGCAGTAGTTCAATCCGCGATTACTGCGTCCAGCGCGAGGTCCGGTCCACCGACGCCGCCCGGGTCGATCCGAGGCCCGGCCTGACCAATGGCCGGACGGTGACCCGCGCCGCTCACCGCCGTGATGAGCGCCTCGGCCGTCCACGTCCCCGACGACACGCGAGCGACCCGCCGCCGCGCCGTAGCGTTGCCGACGCGGCGGGCGCCGGACGCCGTCCCGCACCCGGCGACCATGTCCGCCGTGAAACCACCGGCGAGTCGACCGATCTGCGGGTACCCGCCCGGCGACACCCCGATGACCCCGGTGACCTCGGTGAACCGGGGGGCGAAGGCGCCCGGACCGGAGCAGGCGGCGGCTTCGGCCACGTCACCGGCGCCTTGCTGGACGCACGAGGAGAGCAGCCGACGTCGCGCCTGCTCTCCTCGTACGGCCAGCAGAAACCCGCCAGGGACCAGTCCGTTCTCTTGGCGGAAAAAGCCGGCCGCGGGACAGGCACCGAATCTCGCCATACGCCTTAAGCGGGCGATTGACAAGTTGTTTTCGACCATGTGAATGCGCACAGCGCTCAGCCTTCCCCCGTTTTGAGCCGCGCATGACGATCAATGAACATAGCCAGTCCCGCTGCGACAGGTCAAGAAGCCCGGGTCAGAGGGCTGCGGCACCGAACTGATCAAACAGCGCGATGTGGCCGATACGCCCCGGGCCGTGCACTGGAGACGTCCATCGGAATACCAAGTCCCAGTCAAAAGCAGTACAACGCCGATGCGTGAATTGCCGTGGTCGATTCACCTCCGGCCACCACGGAGGCGAGGATTCCGCTCGGCGCGCGGAAGCAAGGCGTTGATTCTCGGCCAGTCGGCGGACCGCTTCGGTGAGATCGTCGGCGGGGAGCAGCTCGCCGACGGCTCGTGTGGTGGGGGGCGCGCCCGTCGCGGTGTGCAGCGCGGGGAGCACCCACCTCGGCGGGGGACGGAGGCGGGCTGCCATGGGACGGCCGGAGCACGCGCTCGCGGCGGGGCACGGCGACCCGTACGCCGATGCGCCGGGCCGTGCCCGGAGATCGGACGCGGACGCGGACAGCGGGGATCTGCCTGGTGGCCGCCGGGGTGGGGACAGCGGAGCCCAGCCGTTTCGTGCGAGCCCGTATGCCGCACGAGACCGCGAGACCGACGAGACCGCGAGACCGACGAGACCGCGAGACCGCGAGGCGGTGCTGGTTGGGGAGCTGTCGGCCCGGGTCGGCGGGACACGTCGCTGTGTTGCTGGGGGCCGAGGGTTCTCCTCGGCCGGCTCACGCATGATCGAGGGCGTCCGCCGCCTGGGTGGGGGCGCCCGGTTCCGCTACCTCAGTTCCCCACCCCCCGGCCGGGGAGTGACACCGCCCCTGCTTCCTCCTGCACCGGCCGGACCTCCTGGAGGCGGCAGAGCCCTTCGATGAAGATGTTCAACCCGTAGTCGAACCGTTCCGCCGGATCCGCGTCCGTCAGCGAGTCGAGTGCCGCCGCATACTGCGGTGACACATCGACGTTGAGCCCCTGGGTGCGGACTCGCCAGTCATGGTCGGGCGGCAACCGCAGCTGGGCCTGTTCCTCGATGGTGTGGCCGAGCACGTAGTAGAAGATGGCGAAGCTGACCCAGCCCGCCTGGGCGGGGGCCAGACCCGCCCGGCAGAGCACCTGGACCGCCGTGTCCGAGCCGATGACCGTGTTGGCTCCGGGTGCGAACGTGCCGGCAACCACCCGAGCGCCGTCGCGACGGCTGAGCAAGGCCGCGCGGAGCCGGCTGCCGACGATCCGGATCTGCTCCGGCCAGGAGACGTCGGGCAACGGGTCGCCGACGCCTTCGACGATCTTGTCGGCCACCGCGTCGAGCAAGGCCTCCTTGTTCTCGAAGTGCCGATACAGGGCGCCGCCTTGCACGTTGAGCGATGCGCCGAGCTTGCGCATCGTGAGCTGGTCCAGGCCCTCGGCGTCGAGAAGGCGCAGCGCTTCCTCGACCACGTCGGCTTTGCGCAGCGGCATCGGCTCTCCCTCGATTGACACCCTCCGGACAGCATTGTAGCGTGAACAGCGTTCACGTGAACGGTGTTCACATGAACTCGATTCAGTCGCGATCAGCCACTGAGGAGACTCCATGTCTGAGCCACGAGTCGCGTCCGCACCCCCTGTTCTCCGGCCGAATCTGCCACTGGGCGTCGTCGTGGCGATGTCCTGCCTCGCCCTGTTCATGGTCGTGCTCGACGCCACCATCGTCACCGTGGCCCTGCCGGACATGCGCACCGGGCTGAACCTGTCGAACGACCAGCAGCAGTGGGTCGTCAGCGGCTACCTGCTCACCCTGGGCGGCTTCCTGCTCCTGGCGGCCAGGGCCGGCGACCTCTTCGGGCACAAACGGGTGTTCCTGTTCGGGGTGGTCGTCTTCACCGCCGCCAGTCTGATCGGCGGCCTGGCATCCGACGCGGCCGTTCTGATCACGGCCCGGATCGCGCAGGGCGCCGGCGCTGCCGCGATGGCCCCCACCAGCCTGAGTCTCATCACCGCCAGCCACACCGACGAACACGAGCGCGAGCGCGCCCTGGCGCTGTGGAGCATGATGGGCGGGATCGCAGGCCTGATCGGCGTGGTCCTCGGCGGAGTGCTCACCGCCGAGCTGAACTGGCGCTGGGTGCTGTTCGTCAACGTCCCCCCGGGCGTCGCCCTGTTGGTCACCGGCGTGCTGTTCCTGCTGCCTTCGGCCAACACCGAGCGGACCCGGCTCGACCTGCCCGGCGCCCTCTGCGTCACCCTCGGAGTCGGTGCGCTGACCTACGGGCTCTCGGAGGCCTCCGCCAAGGGCTGGGGTTCGCCGAGCGTCGTGCTCCCGCTGGTCGCGGCCGTGGTCCTCATCGCCCTCTTCCTGGTGGCCGAGGCCAGGAGCTCCCACCCGCTCATCCCGCTCGACCTGATCCGGCCGCGGACCCTGCGGATCGCGAACCTGCTGATGTTCTTCCTGGGCGTGACGCTGACCGCCCTGCTCTTCTTCCTCTCGCTCTACTGCCAGCAGGTCCTCGGCTACAGCGCGCTGCGCACCGGCATGGCCATGCTGCCCATCACCGTCATCTTCATCGTCGGCGGCATCACCTCCCGGGTGCTCACGCCCAAGGTCGGCCCCCGCCGCATGCTGGTGGTCGGCGGCCTCATCGCCACCGCGGGCATCGCCTGGCTGACCACCATCCCCTCCCATCCCGCCTACGTGACCCACATCCTCGGCCCGAACGTGGTCGGCGGGTTCGGCGTCAGCCTCATGCTGCTCGCCGTCACCATCAGCGGCACCACCGATGTGGATCCCAAGAACGCCGGCGCCGCCTCCGGGCTGCTCAACACGTCCCGTCAGATCGGCGGAGCGATCGGTCTTGCCGTGCTCGTGAACGTCGCGTCCAGCGTGACCCGCAACGCGAGCCACGACAGCAGCCACCTCGACGCGCTGGTCCAGGGCTACCGCGTCGCGTTCCTCGTCAACGCGGGTCTCATGCTCGTCGCCGCGCTGGCCGCTCTGGCACTGCCGGCCATGGCACCG is a window encoding:
- the aceB gene encoding malate synthase A; translated protein: MSAPAPSPLAIVDAEPLPRQEEVLTEAALAFVAELHRRFTPRRDELLARRAERRAEIARTSTLDFLPETAAIRADDSWRVAPSPAALDDRRVEITGPTDRKMTINALNSGARIWLADFEDASAPTWENVVLGQINLADAYTRAIDFTDERSGKSYALRPDEELATVVMRPRGWHLGERHLVDADGNQVPGAFVDFGLYFFHNAQRLLDLGKGPYFYLPKTESHLEARLWNDVFVFAQDYVGIPQGTVRATVLIETITAAYEMEEILYELRDHASGLNAGRWDYLFSIVKNFRDGGAKFVLPDRNAVTMTAPFMRAYTELLVRTCHKRGAHAIGGMAAFIPSRRDAEVNKVAFEKVRADKDREAGDGFDGSWVAHPDLVPIAMESFDKVLGDRPNQKDRLREDVHVEAADLIAIDSLDARPTYQGLVNAVQVGIRYIEAWLRGLGAVAIFNLMEDAATAEISRSQIWQWINAGVEFEHAGNTVKATPELAREVAAEELDNIREEIGEEAFAAGHWQQAHDLLLTVALDENYADFLTLPAYEQLKG
- a CDS encoding SelT/SelW/SelH family protein, giving the protein MNRVGRVVQIEYCTQCRWLPRAAWLAQELLITFEAELTELSLKPGTGGVFVVRVDDEVVWDRREQGFPEPTAVKQAVRDRVAPGRSLGHSDKPSRE
- a CDS encoding HipA family kinase; translation: MLTEVIATRYVAPLRSGGSVPGVVEADDLGTYVVKFTGSAQGRKALVAEVIVGELARALGLRFPELVLVHFDPAIADGEPHQEVRELHGASAGLNLGMDYLPGARDFTPEVARTFPVDPLEAGRIVWLDALTVNVDRTVHSSNLMVWPTFGTAPARLWLIDHGAALVFHHRWDGSDPGKRYDFRHHALGHYAPDVRAADAELAPKVTRELLRDIAAEVPDAWLDAEEGFATADDVRTAYVAYLHARVRASAAWLPTDFPTREELAAEEALRAARTQEGRPNWLKRVPDLHGKPAAEQDWSVHLG
- a CDS encoding helix-turn-helix transcriptional regulator: MGMLVERDEAEKTLVQIWSECSLGRSRTVAIGGPLASGKTALLDSFAHDAADAGATVLEATGSSLERYRPLGIIDQLLRGRRLYSHSAELEVRAVLESGGGAGAHSEISPSVLGLLHSAFQYLTHSPPLVLCIDDAHFMDVESLESLLALMRRMGSAPISIVLTYCPDMGRTSVQRILQAEILRMPNCTQLELEPLSETGVATVLEEYFTLEAAGRIASDCRQLSGGRPLLVHAMAEDHADSASVPAAPRRPLAGPAFGRAVLSCLYRAEPVVLEIARARAALGEFRSAAVVARLCGMDSETVARVAGSPGVGGLLDHDLLGQPSVREAVLGSIPQEERHALRSRVARLLYQEGAPALVTAEHLMRIDETIPWAKQVLCEAADRALAGGDHEAAVRYLERAHRQCAEGRERIDIAAKLADVTWRHDPTAVKSYLPDLVTAVEQGELSVRQSLPVVRSLLWNGQVEQATRVMACLGDDPHAQVGADAGPYAEQLHLWLPLTYPGIASALGFEEAAPLDAGLGTPEQRSAAALGAVLRGADEEGAVPAAELVLREALAGAASPASSLASLMVLVYADHLDKASAWCDALLASLGETHGLVWNAMFTSARAQIHYRLGDLPNARRQAQAALALMPREGWGVAVVLPLSLLVLTATAMGNLDEAESHLEIPVPRAAFGTLGGVVYLDARGQYHLARGHHDAALQDFLAAGHLMKLGEADCPSAVPWRANAARAYLHKGLVTQARELLTEQMTLLPPGHPRTRGLTYRAMAATLRPDERPPVLLKAADILDRCGDSLNLAYTLSDLGHAYESLGEVGQARRHADQARALADRCAAAPLLPPSAPAADERRGAELLGEAATPARRLSSAEWRVAELAARGATNEQIARKLFITVSTVEQHLTRAYRKLGIRRRTQLPSCLSELVP
- a CDS encoding response regulator transcription factor, whose translation is MLSDALLLSRSALAALIEKREDLQVVGAVGGDAEALEFAEIHHPDISIISFDGADTSAITLAEKIASLPGCRSLVLAECFTRSIVRQAFSGGVDGMLQRSMPASRFFEALHRVYQGERVFDADLTVAAMSNAGCPLTSRQLAVLERFSRGDSIAEIAARLHLSEGTVRNYLSSLVAKLGARNRIDALRIARDAHWL
- a CDS encoding TetR/AcrR family transcriptional regulator C-terminal domain-containing protein, which codes for MPLRKADVVEEALRLLDAEGLDQLTMRKLGASLNVQGGALYRHFENKEALLDAVADKIVEGVGDPLPDVSWPEQIRIVGSRLRAALLSRRDGARVVAGTFAPGANTVIGSDTAVQVLCRAGLAPAQAGWVSFAIFYYVLGHTIEEQAQLRLPPDHDWRVRTQGLNVDVSPQYAAALDSLTDADPAERFDYGLNIFIEGLCRLQEVRPVQEEAGAVSLPGRGVGN
- a CDS encoding MFS transporter — its product is MSEPRVASAPPVLRPNLPLGVVVAMSCLALFMVVLDATIVTVALPDMRTGLNLSNDQQQWVVSGYLLTLGGFLLLAARAGDLFGHKRVFLFGVVVFTAASLIGGLASDAAVLITARIAQGAGAAAMAPTSLSLITASHTDEHERERALALWSMMGGIAGLIGVVLGGVLTAELNWRWVLFVNVPPGVALLVTGVLFLLPSANTERTRLDLPGALCVTLGVGALTYGLSEASAKGWGSPSVVLPLVAAVVLIALFLVAEARSSHPLIPLDLIRPRTLRIANLLMFFLGVTLTALLFFLSLYCQQVLGYSALRTGMAMLPITVIFIVGGITSRVLTPKVGPRRMLVVGGLIATAGIAWLTTIPSHPAYVTHILGPNVVGGFGVSLMLLAVTISGTTDVDPKNAGAASGLLNTSRQIGGAIGLAVLVNVASSVTRNASHDSSHLDALVQGYRVAFLVNAGLMLVAALAALALPAMAPGKQTTDEALQGRPATTRP